In Stieleria varia, one genomic interval encodes:
- a CDS encoding DUF1223 domain-containing protein, which translates to MASRYRCFLLIALALVLCVTRTHSQAAGPGIAVVELFTSQGCSSCPPADAVLRQLSERADKDRVLVLSFHVDYWNRLGWRDPYSSAQASDRQRAYATVFESSRVYTPQMIVGGVQQFAGSDVKKANDAIAEALQRPATCTIKLSKQLDDASMNIQYAVNGHRERDVLNLAIVQDVSPIEVTRGENAGRYLGHANVVRHFQVVELDESGSGSVSIKLPKELVRADSQLIAYVQDAKTFAISGAMALSL; encoded by the coding sequence ATGGCATCTCGGTACAGATGTTTCCTTCTGATCGCTTTGGCTCTGGTCCTCTGTGTGACACGAACGCACAGCCAAGCCGCGGGGCCTGGGATTGCCGTGGTCGAGCTGTTCACTTCACAGGGATGCAGCAGTTGCCCACCGGCCGATGCGGTGTTGCGGCAACTCTCCGAAAGAGCGGACAAGGACCGGGTGTTGGTTCTGTCATTCCATGTCGACTATTGGAATCGCCTTGGTTGGCGAGATCCCTACAGCAGCGCTCAGGCGTCCGATCGCCAACGTGCCTACGCCACAGTGTTTGAGTCAAGTCGTGTGTACACGCCACAGATGATTGTCGGTGGGGTGCAGCAGTTTGCTGGTTCCGACGTCAAGAAAGCGAACGACGCGATTGCGGAGGCATTGCAGCGTCCGGCAACCTGTACGATCAAACTTTCTAAGCAGTTGGACGACGCGTCGATGAATATTCAGTATGCGGTGAATGGACACCGGGAACGTGACGTACTGAACCTTGCGATCGTTCAGGATGTCAGTCCGATCGAAGTCACCCGGGGTGAAAACGCGGGGCGGTACCTAGGGCACGCCAACGTGGTTCGGCATTTTCAGGTGGTGGAACTGGACGAATCGGGCAGCGGCAGCGTGTCGATCAAATTGCCCAAGGAGTTGGTGCGGGCGGATTCCCAGTTGATCGCTTACGTGCAAGACGCCAAGACGTTCGCCATTTCCGGCGCCATGGCGTTGTCTCTGTAA
- a CDS encoding sugar kinase → MKRIVTFGEIMGRLTPPGFLRLTQAMPGTLNVTFAGAEANVAASLARFGGDAVFVTALPDNDLTDACIASLQSLGIASHVIRTDYGRLGLYFLETGANQRPSRVLYDRDQSAISLTEPSVYDWPAIFDGADWFHVTGITPALSQVAADATLDAVRTAKKLGLTVSCDLNFRGKLWQWGSDATPRELAGEVMRQILPHVDVLIANEEDCGDVLDIRAESTDVHSGQLNEQRYPDVARRVVDEFPQLRLVATTLRNSVSASHNDWGAMLYDVNDDTVCFAPTVDGQYQPYEIRNIVDRVGGGDAFAAALIFALTSIDGATHRDALDFAVAASCLAHSIVGDTNFVSRSEVEALVAGRGSGRVVR, encoded by the coding sequence ATGAAGCGTATCGTGACATTCGGCGAAATCATGGGCCGACTGACGCCTCCCGGTTTTCTGCGGCTTACTCAAGCAATGCCGGGAACACTCAACGTGACCTTTGCCGGCGCGGAAGCCAATGTGGCGGCTTCGCTGGCGAGGTTCGGCGGGGATGCCGTCTTTGTCACCGCGTTGCCGGACAACGATCTGACCGACGCGTGCATCGCATCACTGCAATCGCTCGGAATCGCATCGCATGTGATCCGCACCGACTATGGTCGATTGGGACTCTATTTTTTAGAGACCGGAGCCAATCAGCGTCCCAGCCGCGTCCTCTACGATCGTGATCAGTCGGCGATCAGCCTGACCGAGCCGAGTGTTTACGATTGGCCGGCGATCTTTGACGGTGCCGACTGGTTTCATGTCACAGGCATCACGCCGGCGTTGTCGCAAGTGGCGGCCGATGCAACGCTGGACGCGGTCCGAACGGCAAAGAAACTTGGGCTGACGGTCTCCTGCGACCTCAACTTTCGCGGCAAGCTGTGGCAATGGGGCTCCGATGCGACTCCGCGTGAATTAGCGGGCGAAGTGATGCGGCAGATCTTACCGCACGTGGATGTCTTGATCGCCAACGAGGAAGACTGCGGCGATGTGTTGGATATTCGAGCCGAGTCGACGGACGTTCACTCCGGGCAACTGAATGAACAACGCTACCCCGATGTCGCTCGGCGTGTGGTCGATGAGTTTCCCCAGCTGCGTTTGGTTGCCACGACGCTGCGCAATAGTGTCAGTGCGTCACACAACGACTGGGGCGCCATGTTGTACGACGTCAATGACGATACGGTGTGTTTTGCGCCGACCGTCGACGGCCAGTACCAGCCTTATGAGATACGTAACATTGTGGATCGAGTCGGAGGCGGGGACGCATTTGCGGCCGCGCTGATCTTTGCATTGACCAGTATCGATGGTGCAACCCACCGCGACGCCTTGGATTTTGCCGTCGCCGCGTCGTGTCTCGCCCACAGCATCGTCGGCGACACCAACTTCGTCAGTCGTAGCGAAGTGGAGGCATTGGTCGCCGGCCGGGGATCGGGTCGAGTCGTCCGATAG
- a CDS encoding bifunctional 4-hydroxy-2-oxoglutarate aldolase/2-dehydro-3-deoxy-phosphogluconate aldolase, translated as MKSQFSEESLDRIRRCGVIAVVVVDEPADVVPLSKALLACKIDVIELTLRTPKAIDALRRVKDEVPEMLAGVGTILTADQVREVSQAGAAFGVAPGLNANVVQAAQDCGLPFAPGVVTPSEIESAVQLGCRELKFFPAEASGGIDYLRSVAAPYAHLGLQYIPLGGIKAHCLAEYLHDPAVLAVGGSWIAPRKQIQDKDWSLVIDRATEAKRIVLETPHREKKTK; from the coding sequence ATGAAGTCGCAGTTTTCTGAGGAGTCACTCGACCGCATCCGACGGTGCGGCGTGATCGCCGTGGTCGTGGTGGACGAGCCCGCTGATGTGGTGCCGTTGTCCAAGGCACTGTTGGCTTGCAAAATCGATGTGATCGAGTTGACGTTGCGGACGCCCAAGGCGATCGATGCGCTTCGGCGAGTCAAAGACGAGGTGCCCGAGATGCTTGCCGGCGTGGGCACGATCCTGACGGCCGACCAGGTACGCGAAGTAAGCCAAGCAGGCGCGGCGTTTGGCGTCGCCCCGGGTTTGAATGCCAATGTCGTCCAGGCGGCTCAAGATTGCGGGTTGCCTTTCGCGCCCGGTGTGGTCACACCCTCGGAGATCGAATCCGCCGTCCAACTCGGTTGTCGGGAATTGAAATTCTTTCCCGCCGAAGCAAGCGGTGGGATCGACTACCTGCGCAGCGTGGCGGCGCCCTACGCGCACTTGGGTTTGCAGTACATTCCGCTGGGCGGAATCAAAGCACATTGTCTTGCCGAGTACTTGCACGACCCTGCAGTCTTGGCTGTCGGCGGTTCATGGATCGCGCCGCGAAAACAGATCCAAGACAAAGACTGGTCGTTGGTCATCGATCGGGCGACCGAAGCAAAACGGATTGTCTTGGAAACGCCCCACCGAGAAAAGAAAACGAAATGA
- a CDS encoding sodium-translocating pyrophosphatase, which produces MAIAIWALAMGASVTALVWAYRFYQQMLRADEGNQEMRDIAASVRKGAGAYLKQQNKWVAIVFVAVALLLAGMSFGLKVQSGFVPVAFLVGGFFSGLCGWFGMKTATMASNRTAAAAQHSLNDGLQVAFRSGAVMGLTVVGMGLSYVCLWFGFLYWVMPQFGEQYVFTLPQISVVMLSFGMGASAQALFARVGGGIFTKAADVGADLVGKVEQSLAEDSPRNPATIADNVGDNVGDVAGMGADLYESYCGSILAAAALGVAAFSSSELLPEGVDQTSAQLAAFMLPIAISAVGILLSIVGIHMVKTGEQLSQLALLHALAKGINLAAWMVSVAAVGLTILLMPATPGTMLLGFIPGIAISIVIGLAAGWGIGKWTEYVTSDEFSPTQRLAKQAETGPATIIIGGVADGMMSTWVPVCIVCAAMLGSFAFASGGNFDDASYFALGLYGVGIAAVGMLSTLGITLATDAYGPIADNAGGNAEMAGLPEEVRKRTDALDSLGNTTAATGKGFAIGSAALTALALLAAYVEGVRDGFDRWGNEFAQTVSVDGDYKLSNNLLVTCTGDTGNVFFVQDLSDETKAQWRDAVQGDIVPAGMFDVGAETLSPGLTSVARADLRDYLRYYDVTLMNPRVLVGLFLGAMSTFLFCAMTMKSVGRAAQGMVIEVRRQFQENPGILDGSVTPDYETPISISTKAAQIEMILPSLLGLCMPIAVGLLLGVGGVLGLLTGCLTSGFCLAVFMANSGGAWDNAKKYIEAGNLGGKGSDAHKAAVVGDTVGDPFKDTSGPSLNILIKLMSMVSVVVAGLIVRYSLVALGLF; this is translated from the coding sequence ATGGCAATCGCGATTTGGGCATTGGCGATGGGCGCGTCGGTGACGGCGCTGGTTTGGGCATACCGGTTCTATCAACAAATGTTGCGTGCCGACGAAGGCAACCAGGAGATGCGAGACATCGCCGCGAGCGTCCGCAAGGGTGCCGGTGCCTATCTCAAGCAACAAAACAAATGGGTGGCGATCGTTTTTGTTGCGGTCGCTCTGCTGTTGGCCGGGATGTCATTCGGGCTCAAGGTTCAGAGCGGGTTTGTTCCCGTTGCCTTTTTAGTCGGCGGTTTCTTTAGCGGGCTGTGTGGCTGGTTCGGCATGAAAACAGCCACCATGGCGAGTAATCGTACGGCCGCTGCGGCACAACATAGCTTGAACGATGGACTGCAAGTCGCCTTCCGCAGCGGTGCCGTGATGGGTCTGACCGTGGTGGGAATGGGGCTGAGTTACGTTTGCCTCTGGTTCGGCTTTCTGTACTGGGTGATGCCGCAGTTCGGCGAACAGTACGTCTTCACCTTGCCACAGATCTCAGTCGTGATGCTCTCATTTGGAATGGGGGCCAGCGCGCAAGCCCTGTTCGCCCGCGTCGGTGGCGGGATCTTTACCAAGGCCGCGGACGTCGGTGCGGACCTCGTCGGCAAAGTCGAACAGAGCCTTGCAGAAGACTCCCCAAGAAATCCCGCAACGATCGCGGACAACGTGGGCGACAACGTGGGTGACGTCGCCGGCATGGGCGCCGACCTCTACGAATCCTATTGCGGCTCCATCCTCGCTGCCGCCGCACTCGGCGTGGCTGCCTTTAGCTCGTCGGAACTGCTCCCCGAGGGTGTCGACCAAACGAGCGCTCAACTGGCGGCGTTCATGCTGCCGATCGCGATCTCCGCCGTGGGCATCTTGTTATCCATCGTCGGCATCCACATGGTCAAAACCGGCGAACAACTTTCGCAACTCGCCTTGCTGCACGCATTGGCCAAAGGCATCAACTTGGCTGCATGGATGGTCAGTGTTGCTGCGGTCGGCTTGACGATCCTGTTGATGCCGGCCACGCCGGGCACCATGTTGCTGGGTTTCATTCCGGGAATCGCGATCAGTATCGTGATCGGTTTGGCGGCCGGTTGGGGAATCGGTAAGTGGACCGAGTACGTCACCAGCGATGAGTTTTCACCGACGCAGAGATTGGCCAAGCAAGCCGAGACGGGACCTGCAACGATCATCATCGGCGGAGTCGCCGACGGCATGATGAGTACTTGGGTGCCGGTCTGCATCGTCTGTGCCGCCATGTTGGGGTCGTTCGCCTTTGCCTCCGGCGGCAACTTTGATGACGCCAGTTATTTTGCCCTCGGCCTGTATGGTGTGGGCATCGCCGCAGTGGGAATGTTGAGTACGCTTGGAATCACGTTGGCCACCGACGCGTACGGCCCCATCGCAGACAATGCGGGCGGCAACGCGGAGATGGCGGGATTGCCCGAGGAAGTCCGCAAGCGCACCGATGCCCTGGATAGCTTGGGCAACACCACGGCGGCGACCGGCAAAGGTTTCGCGATCGGCTCCGCGGCGCTGACCGCGTTGGCGTTGTTGGCCGCCTATGTCGAAGGCGTCCGCGACGGGTTTGACCGCTGGGGCAACGAGTTTGCACAAACCGTCAGCGTGGACGGCGACTACAAACTATCCAACAACCTACTGGTGACTTGCACAGGCGACACAGGAAACGTGTTCTTTGTGCAAGACCTATCCGACGAAACCAAAGCCCAATGGCGAGATGCGGTCCAAGGAGACATCGTCCCGGCGGGAATGTTCGATGTGGGTGCAGAGACGTTGTCACCTGGATTGACTTCGGTCGCCAGGGCGGACTTACGAGATTACTTGCGGTACTACGACGTCACGTTGATGAATCCGCGAGTGCTGGTGGGGTTGTTCTTGGGTGCGATGAGCACGTTTCTGTTCTGTGCGATGACGATGAAATCCGTGGGGCGTGCGGCTCAGGGCATGGTGATCGAAGTCCGCCGTCAGTTCCAAGAGAACCCAGGTATTTTGGACGGCAGTGTTACGCCGGACTATGAGACTCCGATTTCAATCAGCACCAAAGCCGCACAGATCGAGATGATCCTGCCCAGTTTGCTGGGGCTGTGCATGCCGATCGCCGTGGGATTGTTGCTCGGCGTCGGTGGTGTACTGGGCTTGCTGACGGGTTGCCTGACCAGCGGTTTTTGCTTGGCCGTGTTCATGGCCAACAGCGGCGGCGCTTGGGACAACGCCAAGAAGTACATCGAAGCGGGAAACTTGGGTGGCAAGGGCAGCGATGCACACAAAGCAGCCGTCGTTGGCGATACCGTGGGTGATCCCTTCAAAGACACCAGCGGGCCGAGTTTGAACATCTTGATCAAACTGATGAGCATGGTCAGCGTCGTCGTCGCCGGCCTGATCGTTCGATATTCCCTGGTCGCATTGGGATTGTTTTGA